The Streptomyces luteogriseus genome includes a window with the following:
- a CDS encoding small secreted protein: MEGTKPVNKKLAAALSGGAVLVLALSGCGGDDGNDKLDAWAKQVCDAVQPQAKKIESANAAIQKETSDNSTPEDVQKTDAQAFQDMSDAYKAIGTAVNKAGAPDVENGEKKQQDAVKELNSISASYASLKKQVDGLDTKDQGKFADGLKDIATELDKLSQSGNNALRNLEEGEVGQAMAQQSSCKAATASAGATQS, from the coding sequence ATGGAAGGGACCAAACCGGTGAACAAGAAGCTCGCGGCCGCACTGTCCGGCGGTGCGGTACTGGTACTGGCGCTGTCGGGCTGCGGCGGCGACGACGGCAACGACAAGCTGGACGCCTGGGCCAAGCAGGTCTGTGACGCCGTACAGCCGCAGGCCAAGAAGATCGAGTCGGCCAATGCGGCGATCCAGAAGGAGACCTCCGACAACAGCACGCCCGAGGACGTCCAGAAGACCGACGCACAGGCCTTCCAGGACATGTCCGACGCCTACAAGGCGATCGGGACCGCCGTGAACAAGGCCGGGGCGCCGGACGTCGAGAACGGCGAGAAGAAGCAGCAGGACGCGGTCAAGGAGCTCAACTCGATCTCCGCCTCGTACGCCTCCCTGAAGAAGCAGGTCGACGGTCTGGACACCAAGGACCAGGGCAAGTTCGCCGACGGCCTGAAGGACATCGCCACCGAGCTGGACAAGCTGAGCCAGAGCGGCAACAACGCCCTCAGGAACCTGGAGGAGGGCGAGGTCGGCCAGGCGATGGCCCAGCAGTCCAGCTGCAAGGCGGCCACGGCGTCGGCGGGGGCCACGCAGAGCTGA
- the topA gene encoding type I DNA topoisomerase has product MSPTSETANGGRRLVIVESPAKAKTIKGYLGPGYIVEASVGHIRDLPNGAAEVPEKYTGEVRRLGVDVEHDFAPIYVVNADKKAQVKKLKDLLKESDELFLATDEDREGEAIAWHLQEVLKPKVPVKRMVFHEITKAAIQAAVANPRELNQKLVDAQETRRILDRLYGYEVSPVLWKKVMPRLSAGRVQSVATRLVVERERERIAFRSAEYWDLTGTFATGRAGDSSDPSSLVARLQTVDGRRVAQGRDFDSLGQLKSANTLHLDEANARALAAALEQTRFAVRSVESKPYRRSPYAPFRTTTLQQEASRKLGFGAKATMQVAQKLYENGYITYMRTDSTTLSDTAVAAARAQVTQLYGADYLPPQPRTYAGKVKNAQEAHEAIRPSGDRFRTPAETGLTGDQFKLYELIWKRTVASQMKDATGNSVTVKIGGTAADGRDVEFSASGKTITFHGFLKAYVEGADDPNAELDDRERRLPQVSEGDALSAQEITVDGHATKPPARYTEASLVKELEEREIGRPSTYASIIGTILDRGYVFKKGTALVPSFLSFAVVNLLEKHFGRLVDYDFTAKMEDDLDRIARGEAQSVPWLKRFYFGEGTADGGAADAGNGDGDHLGGLKELVTDLGAIDAREVSSFPVANDIVLRVGRYGPYIERGEKDTEQHQRADIPDDLAPDELTVELAEELLAKPSGDYELGTDPATGHTIVAKDGRYGPYVTEVLPEGTPKTGKNAVKPRTASLFKTMSLDTVTLDEALKLMSLPRVVGADAEGQEITAQNGRYGPYLKKGTDSRSLQAEEQLFTITLEEALAIYAQPKQRGRAAAKPPLKELGTDPVSEKPVVVKDGRFGPYVTDGETNATLRSGDSVEEITPERGFELLAEKRAKGPAKKTAKKAAKKAPAKKATTAKKTAAKKTTTAKKTTAKKTTTAKKTTAKTATAAKSTED; this is encoded by the coding sequence TTGTCCCCGACCAGCGAGACCGCGAACGGCGGCCGCCGACTCGTCATCGTCGAGTCGCCTGCCAAGGCGAAGACGATCAAGGGCTATCTCGGCCCCGGCTACATCGTCGAGGCGAGCGTCGGGCACATCCGCGACCTTCCCAACGGCGCCGCCGAGGTGCCCGAGAAATACACCGGCGAGGTCCGCCGCCTCGGTGTGGACGTCGAACACGACTTCGCGCCCATCTATGTGGTCAACGCCGACAAGAAGGCGCAGGTCAAGAAGCTCAAGGACCTGCTGAAGGAGTCCGACGAACTCTTCCTCGCCACCGATGAGGACCGCGAGGGCGAAGCCATCGCCTGGCACCTCCAGGAGGTGCTCAAGCCCAAGGTCCCGGTCAAGCGGATGGTCTTCCACGAGATCACCAAGGCCGCGATCCAGGCCGCCGTGGCCAACCCGCGCGAGCTGAACCAGAAACTCGTCGACGCCCAGGAGACCCGCCGCATCCTCGACCGCCTCTACGGCTACGAGGTCTCGCCGGTCCTGTGGAAGAAGGTCATGCCGCGGCTGTCCGCGGGCCGCGTCCAGTCCGTCGCCACACGACTCGTCGTGGAGCGGGAACGCGAGCGCATCGCCTTTCGTTCGGCTGAGTACTGGGACCTGACGGGGACCTTCGCGACCGGCCGCGCCGGAGACTCGTCGGACCCGTCGTCGCTGGTAGCGCGCCTGCAGACCGTCGACGGCAGGCGCGTCGCGCAGGGCCGCGACTTCGACTCCCTGGGACAGCTGAAGAGCGCGAACACCCTCCACCTCGACGAGGCGAACGCCCGCGCCCTGGCCGCCGCCCTGGAGCAGACGCGGTTCGCCGTCCGCTCGGTCGAGTCCAAGCCCTACCGCCGCTCGCCGTACGCCCCGTTCCGTACGACGACGCTGCAGCAGGAGGCCAGCCGCAAGCTCGGCTTCGGTGCGAAGGCCACCATGCAGGTCGCGCAGAAGCTGTACGAGAACGGCTACATCACCTACATGCGTACGGACTCCACGACCCTGAGCGACACGGCGGTCGCCGCCGCCCGCGCCCAGGTCACGCAGCTGTACGGCGCCGACTACCTGCCGCCGCAGCCGAGGACGTACGCCGGGAAGGTCAAGAACGCGCAGGAGGCCCACGAGGCGATCCGCCCCTCGGGTGATCGTTTCCGCACTCCCGCCGAGACCGGACTGACCGGTGACCAGTTCAAGCTCTACGAGCTGATCTGGAAGCGGACCGTCGCCTCCCAGATGAAGGACGCGACCGGCAACAGCGTCACGGTGAAGATCGGCGGCACGGCGGCCGACGGCCGCGACGTCGAGTTCAGCGCGTCCGGCAAGACGATCACCTTCCACGGCTTCCTGAAGGCCTACGTCGAGGGTGCCGACGACCCGAACGCCGAGCTGGACGACCGCGAGCGCCGGCTCCCCCAGGTCTCCGAGGGCGACGCCCTCAGCGCGCAGGAGATCACGGTCGACGGGCACGCCACCAAGCCCCCGGCCCGCTACACCGAGGCCTCCCTGGTCAAGGAGCTGGAAGAGCGCGAGATCGGCCGCCCGTCGACGTACGCGTCGATCATCGGCACGATCCTCGACCGCGGCTATGTGTTCAAGAAGGGCACGGCCCTGGTGCCGTCCTTCCTGTCCTTCGCCGTGGTCAACCTCCTGGAGAAGCACTTCGGGCGGCTCGTCGACTACGACTTCACCGCCAAGATGGAGGACGACCTCGACCGCATCGCCCGCGGTGAGGCGCAGTCCGTGCCGTGGTTGAAGCGGTTCTACTTCGGCGAGGGCACCGCCGACGGTGGCGCGGCCGACGCCGGCAACGGCGACGGGGACCACCTCGGCGGCCTCAAGGAGCTGGTGACGGACCTGGGCGCGATCGACGCCCGCGAGGTGTCGTCGTTCCCGGTGGCCAACGACATCGTGCTGCGGGTCGGCCGCTACGGGCCGTACATCGAGCGCGGCGAGAAGGACACCGAGCAGCACCAGCGCGCCGACATCCCCGACGACCTGGCGCCCGACGAGCTGACCGTCGAGCTCGCTGAGGAGCTGCTCGCCAAGCCGAGCGGCGACTACGAGCTGGGCACGGACCCGGCCACCGGCCACACGATCGTCGCCAAGGACGGCCGCTACGGCCCGTACGTGACGGAGGTCCTCCCCGAGGGCACCCCGAAGACGGGCAAGAACGCGGTCAAGCCGCGCACGGCGTCCCTGTTCAAGACGATGTCCCTCGACACGGTGACCCTCGACGAGGCCCTCAAGCTGATGTCACTGCCGCGTGTCGTCGGCGCCGACGCCGAGGGCCAGGAGATCACCGCGCAGAACGGCCGCTACGGCCCGTACCTGAAGAAGGGCACGGACTCGCGCTCGCTCCAGGCCGAGGAGCAGCTCTTCACGATCACGCTGGAAGAGGCGCTGGCGATCTACGCCCAGCCCAAGCAGCGTGGCCGGGCCGCGGCCAAGCCGCCGCTGAAGGAGCTGGGCACCGACCCGGTCAGCGAGAAGCCGGTCGTGGTCAAGGACGGCCGCTTCGGCCCGTACGTCACCGACGGGGAGACCAACGCGACCCTGCGCTCCGGCGACAGCGTCGAGGAGATCACCCCGGAGCGCGGTTTCGAGCTGCTCGCCGAGAAGCGCGCCAAGGGGCCTGCGAAGAAGACCGCGAAGAAGGCGGCCAAGAAGGCGCCGGCCAAGAAGGCGACGACGGCGAAGAAGACCGCGGCGAAGAAGACCACGA
- a CDS encoding sodium-translocating pyrophosphatase, translating to MAGLSLSSQSGHPTDLAAAVLTDGNRVLIVVIAVVALAALVLAGVLVRQVLAAGEGTDSMKEIAAAVQEGANAYLARQLRTLGVFAVVVFFLLMLLPADDWSQRAGRSVFFLIGAAFSAATGYIGMWLAVRSNVRVAAAAREATPARGEPEKDLTTVSHKAMKIAFRTGGVVGMFTVGLGLLGASCVVLVYAADAPKVLEGFGLGAALIAMFMRVGGGIFTKAADVGADLVGKVEQGIPEDDPRNAATIADNVGDNVGDCAGMAADLFESYAVTLVAALILGSAAFGDAGLGFPLLVPAIGVITAMIGIFAVAPRRADRSGMSAINRGFFISAVISLVLVAVAVFVYLPGKYSELDGVTDAAILGKDGDPRVLALVAVAIGILLAAVIQQLTGYFTETTRRPVRDIGKSSLTGPATVVLAGISVGLESAVYTALLIGLGVYGAFLLGGTSIMLALFAVALAGTGLLTTVGVIVAMDTFGPVSDNAQGIAEMSGDVEGAGAQVLTNLDAVGNTTKAITKGIAIATAVLAAAALFGSYRDAIFTGARDVGEKLSGDGAPMSLMMDISQPNNLVGLIAGAAVVFLFSGLAINAVSRSAGSVVYEVRRQFREKPGIMDYSEKPEYGKVVDICTKDALRELTTPGLLAVMAPIFIGFTLGVGPLGAFLAGAIGAGTLMAVFLANSGGAWDNAKKLVEDGHHGGKGSEAHAATVIGDTVGDPFKDTAGPAINPLLKVMNLVSLLIAPAVIKFSYGPDKSIGVRILVAVLAFLVIAGAVYVSKRRGIAMGDEDNAGSEPKSADPAVVS from the coding sequence ATGGCGGGGCTTTCCCTCTCATCACAGTCGGGCCATCCCACAGACCTCGCAGCCGCCGTACTGACCGATGGCAACCGTGTCCTCATCGTGGTCATCGCGGTCGTCGCACTGGCGGCCCTGGTGCTCGCGGGGGTCCTGGTGCGCCAGGTACTCGCGGCCGGCGAGGGCACCGACAGCATGAAGGAGATCGCGGCAGCGGTCCAGGAAGGCGCGAACGCCTATCTGGCCCGTCAGCTGCGCACGCTCGGCGTATTCGCCGTGGTCGTGTTCTTCCTGCTCATGCTGCTGCCCGCGGACGACTGGAGTCAGCGTGCCGGACGGTCGGTGTTCTTTCTGATCGGAGCGGCGTTCTCGGCGGCCACCGGCTATATCGGCATGTGGCTCGCCGTGCGCAGCAATGTGCGTGTCGCCGCGGCGGCGCGTGAAGCCACTCCGGCTCGAGGCGAGCCGGAAAAGGATCTGACCACGGTCTCGCACAAGGCGATGAAGATCGCTTTCCGCACGGGCGGTGTGGTCGGCATGTTCACGGTGGGCCTCGGCCTGCTCGGCGCCTCCTGTGTGGTGCTGGTGTACGCGGCCGACGCGCCCAAGGTGCTCGAGGGCTTCGGCCTCGGCGCCGCGCTGATCGCGATGTTCATGCGTGTCGGCGGCGGCATCTTCACCAAGGCCGCCGACGTCGGCGCCGACCTGGTCGGCAAGGTCGAACAGGGCATTCCGGAGGACGACCCGCGCAATGCCGCGACCATCGCCGACAACGTGGGCGACAACGTCGGCGACTGCGCGGGTATGGCGGCCGACCTCTTCGAGTCGTACGCCGTGACCCTGGTCGCCGCGCTGATCCTCGGCTCGGCGGCCTTCGGTGACGCCGGACTCGGCTTCCCGCTGCTCGTGCCGGCGATCGGGGTGATCACCGCCATGATCGGCATCTTCGCGGTGGCGCCCCGGCGCGCCGACCGCAGCGGCATGAGCGCCATCAACCGAGGGTTCTTCATCTCCGCGGTGATTTCGCTGGTGCTGGTGGCGGTGGCCGTCTTCGTCTACCTGCCGGGCAAGTACTCCGAGCTCGACGGGGTCACCGACGCCGCGATCCTGGGCAAGGACGGCGACCCGAGGGTCCTCGCGCTCGTCGCCGTGGCGATCGGCATCCTGCTCGCCGCCGTCATCCAGCAGCTGACCGGCTACTTCACCGAGACCACCCGCAGGCCTGTGCGGGACATCGGCAAGAGCTCGCTCACCGGCCCGGCCACCGTCGTCCTCGCCGGTATCTCCGTGGGTCTCGAATCCGCCGTCTACACCGCCTTGTTGATCGGTCTCGGTGTGTACGGGGCGTTCCTGCTCGGCGGCACCTCGATCATGCTGGCGCTGTTCGCGGTGGCGCTGGCCGGCACCGGCCTGCTCACCACGGTCGGTGTGATCGTCGCGATGGACACCTTCGGGCCCGTCTCCGACAACGCGCAGGGCATCGCGGAGATGTCAGGCGACGTCGAGGGCGCGGGCGCGCAGGTGCTCACCAACCTGGACGCGGTCGGCAACACCACCAAGGCGATCACCAAGGGCATCGCGATCGCCACGGCCGTGCTCGCGGCGGCGGCGCTGTTCGGGTCGTACCGCGACGCGATCTTCACCGGCGCGCGGGACGTGGGCGAGAAACTCAGCGGGGACGGCGCCCCGATGAGTCTGATGATGGACATCTCGCAGCCCAACAACCTCGTGGGTCTCATCGCCGGCGCGGCGGTCGTCTTCCTCTTCTCGGGGCTGGCGATCAACGCCGTGTCGCGGTCGGCGGGTTCCGTGGTCTACGAGGTGCGGCGGCAGTTCCGTGAGAAACCCGGGATCATGGACTACAGCGAGAAACCGGAGTACGGCAAGGTCGTCGACATCTGCACCAAGGACGCCCTGCGCGAGCTCACCACGCCCGGTCTGCTGGCCGTGATGGCGCCCATCTTCATCGGGTTCACGCTCGGTGTCGGCCCGCTCGGGGCGTTCCTGGCGGGTGCGATCGGTGCGGGCACACTGATGGCGGTGTTCCTCGCCAACTCCGGTGGCGCCTGGGACAACGCCAAGAAGCTCGTCGAGGACGGCCACCACGGCGGCAAGGGCAGCGAGGCGCACGCGGCGACCGTGATCGGAGACACGGTCGGCGACCCCTTCAAGGACACGGCGGGTCCCGCGATCAACCCGCTGCTGAAGGTCATGAACCTGGTGTCGCTGCTCATCGCGCCCGCGGTGATCAAGTTCTCCTACGGCCCGGACAAGAGCATCGGGGTGCGGATTCTGGTCGCCGTCCTCGCGTTCCTCGTGATCGCCGGGGCGGTGTACGTGTCAAAGCGGCGCGGAATCGCCATGGGTGACGAGGACAACGCCGGTTCCGAGCCCAAGTCGGCCGATCCGGCGGTGGTTTCGTAG
- a CDS encoding DEAD/DEAH box helicase, whose protein sequence is MAFNHLPAGVHDALAPLSVTPVTHSVPMAKNHRSDRTPTDPASRPAPGAVLDRLASGPSRASRITHTEHLPPREGRHAVWPDRIRAEVVAAVRAAGIEHPWAHQARAAEHALDGESVVVATGTASGKSLAYLVPVFSTLLDGAEAPNGRGATTLYLAPTKALAADQCRSVKELSHPLGNSVRAAVYDGDTPFEEREWIRQYANYVLTNPDMLHRGILPSHPRWASFLKALKYVVIDECHTYRGVFGSHVAQVLRRLRRLCARYGASPVFLLASATAAEPSVAARRLTGVPVLEVADDASPRGELVFALWEPPLTELHGEKGAPVRRTATAEAADLLTDLTVQGVRSVTFVRSRRGAELISVISQERLAEVDRSLARRVAAYRGGYLPEERRALEQALHSSELLGLAATNALELGIDISGLDAVVIAGYPGTRASLWQQAGRAGRAGQGALAVLVARDDPLDTFLVHHPEALFDQPVESTVLDPDNPYVLAPHLCAAAAELPLTDEDLALFGPASEGLLPQLEAAKLLRRRTRAWHWTRRERAADLTDIRGEGGRPIQVVETGTGRLLGTVDAGAAHSTVHEGAVHLHQGRTYLVRSLDLEDSVALVEEAAPPYSTVARDTTSISVLETDIEVPWGDGRLCYGSVEVTNQVVSFLRRRLITGEVLGETKLELPPRTLRTRAVWWTVTEDQLDRARINPEILGGALHAAEHASIGLLPLFATCDRWDIGGVSIPLHPDTLLPTVFVYDGHPGGAGFAERAFHTARTWLTATRQAIASCECDAGCPSCIQSPKCGNGNDPLHKRGAVRLLTVLLEGAPEEKDGASEEKESAPEEETVDEAPVRPPAEPSEAPPAP, encoded by the coding sequence ATGGCATTCAATCACTTACCGGCAGGCGTGCACGACGCCTTGGCTCCATTGTCCGTCACGCCAGTGACACACTCGGTGCCGATGGCCAAGAATCACCGATCCGATCGAACCCCGACGGACCCTGCCTCGCGACCCGCGCCGGGCGCGGTCCTGGACAGGCTCGCGTCCGGCCCCAGCAGGGCTTCTCGCATTACTCATACGGAGCACTTGCCCCCGCGTGAGGGTCGCCATGCCGTCTGGCCGGACCGGATCCGCGCCGAGGTCGTCGCGGCCGTGCGCGCCGCGGGCATCGAACATCCCTGGGCCCACCAGGCACGCGCGGCCGAGCACGCCCTGGACGGCGAGTCGGTCGTCGTCGCCACCGGCACGGCCTCCGGCAAGTCCCTGGCCTACCTCGTGCCGGTCTTCTCCACCCTTCTGGACGGCGCGGAGGCCCCGAACGGCCGCGGCGCGACCACCCTCTACCTGGCCCCCACCAAGGCTCTCGCGGCGGACCAGTGCCGCTCCGTGAAGGAACTTTCACATCCGCTGGGCAATTCCGTGCGCGCAGCCGTGTACGACGGCGATACTCCGTTCGAGGAACGCGAGTGGATCCGGCAGTACGCCAACTACGTCCTGACCAACCCGGACATGCTGCACCGCGGCATCCTGCCGTCCCACCCCCGCTGGGCCTCCTTCCTGAAGGCGCTGAAGTACGTCGTCATCGACGAGTGCCACACCTACCGCGGCGTCTTCGGCTCACACGTCGCCCAAGTGCTGCGCCGGCTGCGCCGTCTGTGTGCCCGCTACGGCGCGTCGCCCGTGTTCCTGCTGGCCTCCGCGACCGCCGCCGAGCCTTCGGTGGCCGCCCGCCGCCTCACCGGCGTGCCGGTCCTGGAAGTGGCCGACGACGCCTCCCCACGCGGTGAACTGGTGTTCGCCCTCTGGGAACCGCCGCTGACCGAACTGCACGGCGAGAAGGGGGCTCCCGTCCGCCGTACCGCCACCGCCGAGGCCGCCGACCTGCTGACCGACCTCACCGTGCAGGGCGTGCGCTCCGTCACCTTCGTCCGTTCCCGGCGCGGCGCCGAGCTGATCTCGGTCATCTCCCAGGAGCGTCTGGCCGAGGTCGACCGGTCGCTGGCCCGGCGTGTCGCGGCGTACCGGGGCGGCTATCTCCCCGAGGAACGACGCGCTCTCGAACAAGCCCTCCATTCGAGTGAACTGCTGGGCCTCGCCGCGACGAACGCCCTCGAACTCGGCATCGACATCTCCGGCCTCGACGCGGTCGTCATCGCCGGCTACCCGGGCACCCGTGCCTCCCTGTGGCAGCAGGCGGGCCGGGCCGGACGGGCCGGGCAGGGGGCGCTGGCCGTCCTGGTCGCCCGCGACGACCCGCTGGACACCTTCCTCGTCCACCACCCCGAGGCCCTGTTCGACCAGCCCGTCGAATCGACCGTCCTCGACCCGGACAACCCCTACGTGCTGGCCCCGCACCTGTGCGCGGCCGCCGCGGAGCTGCCCCTGACGGACGAGGACCTCGCCCTGTTCGGACCTGCCAGCGAGGGCCTCCTGCCCCAGCTGGAGGCCGCGAAGCTGCTGCGCCGCCGCACCAGGGCCTGGCACTGGACCCGCCGCGAGCGCGCCGCCGACCTGACGGACATCCGCGGGGAGGGCGGGCGCCCCATCCAGGTCGTCGAGACCGGAACGGGCCGGCTGCTCGGCACGGTCGACGCCGGCGCCGCGCACTCGACGGTGCACGAGGGAGCGGTCCACCTCCACCAGGGCCGCACGTACCTGGTGCGGTCGCTGGACCTGGAGGACTCCGTCGCCCTCGTCGAGGAGGCCGCCCCGCCGTACTCCACGGTCGCCCGCGACACGACGTCCATTTCCGTCCTGGAGACGGACATCGAGGTCCCGTGGGGCGACGGCCGCCTCTGCTACGGCTCCGTCGAGGTCACCAACCAGGTCGTCTCCTTCCTCCGCAGACGGCTCATCACCGGTGAAGTGCTCGGCGAGACCAAGCTCGAACTCCCTCCCCGTACGCTGCGCACCCGCGCCGTGTGGTGGACCGTCACCGAGGACCAGCTGGACCGGGCCCGGATCAACCCGGAGATCCTCGGGGGCGCCCTGCACGCCGCCGAGCACGCGTCGATCGGCCTGCTGCCCCTCTTCGCGACCTGCGACCGCTGGGACATCGGCGGCGTGTCGATCCCGCTCCACCCCGACACGCTCCTGCCCACGGTCTTCGTCTACGACGGCCATCCGGGTGGCGCGGGCTTCGCGGAGCGCGCCTTCCACACCGCCCGCACCTGGCTGACCGCCACCCGCCAGGCCATCGCCTCCTGCGAGTGCGACGCCGGCTGCCCGTCCTGCATCCAGTCCCCCAAGTGCGGCAACGGCAACGACCCGCTGCACAAGAGGGGGGCGGTGCGGCTCCTCACGGTGCTGCTGGAGGGGGCTCCGGAGGAGAAGGATGGCGCGTCCGAGGAGAAGGAGAGCGCTCCGGAGGAGGAAACGGTGGACGAGGCACCGGTGCGGCCGCCGGCAGAGCCGTCGGAGGCCCCGCCCGCGCCCTGA
- a CDS encoding ATP-binding protein: protein MATVELRFSALPEHVRTARLVAAAVARRAGVDEAVLDEVRLAVGEACTRAVGLHQTVGISAPVKVLLIEEEKQFSIEVGDEAPHAVSGERASGAGPGDADGEADEDEMGLAVISGLVDDVEVSAGEHGGLIKMTWPTTPPPTILV from the coding sequence ATGGCCACCGTTGAGCTCCGCTTCAGCGCGCTGCCCGAGCACGTCAGGACCGCCCGGCTGGTGGCGGCAGCGGTGGCGCGCAGGGCCGGAGTGGACGAGGCCGTCCTCGACGAGGTCCGGCTCGCCGTCGGTGAGGCGTGCACCCGAGCCGTCGGACTGCATCAGACCGTCGGGATCTCGGCACCGGTGAAGGTGCTGCTGATCGAGGAGGAGAAGCAGTTCTCCATCGAGGTCGGCGACGAGGCCCCGCACGCGGTCTCCGGCGAGCGCGCCTCCGGGGCCGGACCCGGCGACGCCGACGGAGAGGCCGACGAGGACGAAATGGGCCTCGCGGTCATCAGTGGACTCGTCGATGACGTCGAGGTCAGCGCGGGAGAGCACGGCGGGCTGATCAAGATGACCTGGCCGACCACGCCGCCGCCGACGATCCTGGTCTGA
- a CDS encoding DUF7059 domain-containing protein has product MGGVSNASQSPLPPLPASDRPDVAARLRDALLAASFTADGLLELLGAPAYAALARSETVPALRATRGDTPLEMLVRLFLLQQPVPHARVAEVLPVDACLENGWLTRAGADGLAATVDVRPYGGPGGEDWFIVSDLGCAVGGAGGIGRREEGVVLGVGGASTTLAGITVRTPVAAALDLGTGSGIQALHAAQHATRVVATDLNPRALHITALTLALSGTSAVERREGSLFEPVRGDETYDLIVSNPPFVISPGARLTYRDGGMGGDDLCRTLVQQAGDRLNEGGFAQFLANWQHVEGEDWQDRLRSWVPRGCDAWIVQREVQDVNQYAELWLRDAGDHQGDTAEYQARYDAWLDEFEARKVKAVGFGWITLRRTSAAVPSLTVEEWPHPVEQPLGDTIRAHFDRLDHLRDHDDAALLEGHFRLAAEIVQEQVGLPGAEDPEHVVLRQNRGMRRATRVDTVGAGFAGVCDGTMSAGRILDAIAQLIGEDPVMLRDRTPAQIRLLVEQGFLEPVR; this is encoded by the coding sequence ATGGGGGGCGTGAGTAACGCCAGCCAGTCACCCCTGCCCCCGCTGCCCGCCTCCGACCGTCCCGATGTCGCCGCCCGGCTCCGGGACGCTCTGCTCGCGGCCTCCTTCACCGCCGACGGACTGCTCGAACTGCTCGGCGCCCCCGCGTACGCGGCACTGGCCCGGAGCGAGACCGTGCCCGCGCTCCGGGCGACCCGCGGGGACACGCCGCTGGAGATGCTCGTCCGGCTGTTCCTGCTCCAGCAGCCCGTGCCGCACGCGCGCGTGGCGGAGGTACTGCCCGTGGACGCCTGTCTGGAGAACGGCTGGCTGACCCGGGCCGGTGCGGACGGACTGGCCGCCACGGTGGACGTCCGGCCCTACGGCGGGCCCGGCGGCGAGGACTGGTTCATCGTGTCGGACCTCGGCTGCGCGGTCGGCGGCGCCGGCGGGATCGGCCGGCGTGAGGAAGGGGTCGTCCTCGGAGTCGGCGGCGCCTCCACGACCCTCGCCGGCATCACCGTCCGTACGCCCGTCGCCGCCGCGCTCGACCTCGGCACGGGCTCCGGCATCCAGGCCCTGCACGCGGCACAGCACGCCACGCGCGTGGTGGCCACCGACCTCAATCCGCGCGCCCTGCACATCACCGCCCTCACGCTGGCACTGTCCGGCACCTCGGCCGTCGAGCGACGCGAGGGCTCCCTCTTCGAACCGGTGCGGGGCGACGAGACCTACGACCTCATCGTGTCCAACCCGCCCTTCGTCATCTCCCCCGGCGCGCGGCTCACCTACCGCGACGGCGGGATGGGCGGGGACGATCTGTGCCGCACGCTCGTTCAGCAGGCGGGGGACCGTCTGAACGAGGGCGGGTTCGCGCAGTTCCTCGCCAACTGGCAGCACGTGGAAGGGGAAGACTGGCAGGACAGGCTCAGGTCATGGGTGCCCCGGGGCTGCGACGCGTGGATCGTGCAGCGCGAGGTGCAGGACGTCAATCAGTACGCCGAGCTGTGGCTGCGTGACGCGGGCGACCACCAGGGCGACACGGCGGAGTACCAGGCGCGGTACGACGCATGGCTCGACGAGTTCGAGGCGCGCAAGGTGAAGGCCGTCGGCTTCGGCTGGATCACCCTGCGCAGGACGAGCGCCGCCGTGCCCTCGCTCACCGTGGAGGAGTGGCCGCACCCGGTCGAGCAGCCGCTCGGCGACACGATCCGGGCCCACTTCGACCGGCTCGACCACCTGCGCGACCACGACGACGCCGCCCTGCTCGAAGGACACTTCCGGCTCGCCGCCGAGATCGTGCAGGAACAGGTCGGGCTGCCCGGCGCCGAGGATCCCGAGCACGTCGTGCTGCGCCAGAACCGCGGCATGCGCCGGGCGACCCGGGTGGACACCGTCGGCGCGGGATTCGCGGGCGTCTGCGACGGCACGATGAGCGCGGGCCGCATCCTCGACGCCATCGCCCAGCTGATCGGCGAGGACCCGGTCATGCTGCGCGACCGCACACCGGCCCAGATCCGGCTGCTGGTCGAGCAGGGCTTCCTGGAGCCGGTCCGCTGA
- the bldG gene encoding anti-sigma factor antagonist BldG — translation MDLSLSTETMGDRTIVRVGGEIDVYTAPKLREQLVELVNDGSFHLVVDMEGVDFLDSTGLGVLVGGLKRVRAHEGSLRLVCNQERILKIFRITGLTKVFPIHTSVEEAVAATD, via the coding sequence GTGGACCTGTCCTTGTCGACCGAAACCATGGGCGATCGCACGATCGTCAGGGTCGGTGGCGAAATCGACGTATATACCGCGCCCAAGTTGCGCGAGCAGTTGGTCGAGCTGGTGAACGACGGCAGTTTCCACCTTGTCGTCGACATGGAGGGCGTGGACTTCCTCGACTCCACCGGGCTCGGCGTACTGGTCGGCGGCCTGAAGCGCGTGCGTGCCCATGAGGGCTCCCTGCGCCTGGTCTGCAACCAGGAGCGCATTCTGAAGATCTTCCGTATCACCGGCCTCACCAAGGTGTTCCCGATTCACACCTCGGTCGAGGAAGCGGTTGCGGCCACCGACTGA